Proteins from a single region of Bacteroidales bacterium:
- a CDS encoding T9SS type A sorting domain-containing protein, protein MKKLYVFLPLLALPVLFILLANGSGSPGGRTGSIGDNGQNCTGCHTGTPQNASGWITTNVTGAGYIGGQTYTISLTGSHAGSNKFGFELTAEDLSGNKVGTFIITNSSQTKLANQNKAVTHTSAGTAGSGGSKSWSVDWTAPQGSTGAIKFYASVNATNSNGNTSGDVVYLTNLTINPDVTGVDEISERFSFYPNPTNGLVNFNLNDTEISGEISVYSVNGQQVYNFKPTDGLNQVDFSNLSKGVYLVKFHGDDRAEMKKLIIN, encoded by the coding sequence ATGAAAAAACTTTATGTATTCTTACCATTACTGGCTTTGCCAGTTTTATTCATTCTGCTAGCAAACGGCAGCGGTTCTCCCGGCGGCAGAACCGGTTCAATAGGAGATAATGGACAAAATTGTACCGGATGCCATACAGGTACTCCTCAAAATGCTTCGGGGTGGATTACAACGAATGTAACAGGGGCTGGTTATATTGGAGGCCAAACATACACAATTAGTCTTACTGGAAGTCACGCGGGTTCAAATAAGTTTGGTTTTGAACTTACGGCCGAGGATTTATCCGGTAACAAAGTAGGAACTTTCATTATTACCAACAGTTCCCAAACCAAACTGGCCAACCAGAATAAAGCTGTAACTCATACATCAGCCGGTACTGCAGGATCAGGTGGAAGTAAATCCTGGAGTGTTGACTGGACTGCTCCGCAGGGAAGTACAGGCGCCATCAAATTTTACGCTTCAGTGAATGCTACCAACAGCAATGGCAATACCAGCGGAGATGTTGTTTATCTTACGAATTTAACTATTAATCCGGATGTAACCGGGGTTGATGAAATTAGCGAACGTTTCAGCTTTTATCCCAATCCAACAAACGGTTTGGTTAATTTTAACCTGAATGATACTGAAATCAGTGGTGAAATTTCGGTATATAGTGTGAATGGACAGCAGGTTTACAATTTTAAACCAACTGATGGACTGAATCAGGTTGATTTTTCAAATCTGTCAAAAGGAGTTTACCTCGTTAAGTTTCATGGTGATGATCGCGCCGAAATGAAAAAGTTAATTATCAATTAA